Proteins from a genomic interval of Desulfovibrio piger:
- a CDS encoding HesA/MoeB/ThiF family protein: MTPITSPSPGEGACSAAFPPWTASGIRERLGAFLHDGSLASWAGPHVLRRAADGTPFVGGTAIRQLAAGAVLPEREVMVALLQDGIWPERFRRNYGVFSADAMVRLLQTRVFVLGCGGLGGHVASLLARLGVGGLRLCDSDIFEESNLNRQYFCTESTLGQPKAVATARGLRDMAGYLALDVRHVEADEKNLPDMLQDVDVALDCLDDLALKMLLEERSAAAGVPFVHGSVLRAEGFARAARSGRLHLRELYASGLTGEEAGSARHEGVIATAPAGVACLMVSLCLRLLLRPDAGDSALFHADLSVPELERFEF; this comes from the coding sequence ATGACACCCATCACATCGCCATCCCCTGGGGAAGGGGCATGTTCCGCGGCGTTCCCGCCCTGGACTGCGTCCGGGATACGGGAGCGCCTCGGCGCGTTCCTGCACGACGGCTCGCTGGCCTCATGGGCCGGGCCGCATGTGCTGCGCCGGGCTGCGGACGGTACGCCCTTCGTCGGCGGCACTGCCATCCGGCAGCTGGCCGCAGGGGCCGTCCTTCCCGAACGGGAGGTGATGGTCGCGCTCCTGCAAGACGGCATCTGGCCGGAACGCTTCCGTAGAAACTACGGTGTTTTTTCCGCTGATGCAATGGTTCGTCTGTTGCAAACTCGTGTCTTCGTGCTGGGCTGCGGCGGTCTGGGCGGGCATGTGGCCTCCCTGCTGGCGCGGCTGGGTGTGGGGGGCCTGCGCCTGTGCGACAGCGACATCTTTGAGGAGAGCAACCTCAATCGTCAGTATTTCTGCACGGAAAGCACGCTGGGCCAGCCCAAGGCCGTGGCCACGGCGCGCGGTTTGCGCGACATGGCAGGCTATCTGGCCCTGGATGTGCGGCATGTGGAAGCGGATGAAAAAAATTTGCCGGACATGCTGCAAGATGTGGATGTGGCCCTGGATTGTCTGGACGACCTTGCGCTGAAAATGCTATTGGAAGAACGTTCCGCCGCGGCGGGGGTGCCGTTCGTGCACGGCTCCGTGCTGCGGGCCGAGGGTTTCGCACGTGCGGCCCGTTCCGGGCGCCTGCATCTGCGGGAACTCTACGCTTCCGGGCTGACCGGCGAGGAAGCGGGCAGTGCCCGCCACGAAGGCGTCATCGCCACGGCCCCGGCCGGGGTGGCCTGCCTGATGGTCTCCCTGTGCCTGCGCCTGCTGCTGCGGCCCGATGCCGGGGATTCGGCCCTGTTCCATGCCGATCTTTCCGTGCCGGAACTGGAACGCTTTGAATTTTAG
- a CDS encoding MoaD/ThiS family protein: MSILVKLSTTLRDYVPGYDPEAGITLDAPEDATAADVARMVGLPLEEIKIVMINGRQKEVQSKICDGARVAFFPAVGGG, translated from the coding sequence ATGAGCATACTCGTCAAACTGAGCACGACCCTGCGGGACTATGTACCGGGATATGACCCAGAAGCGGGGATAACGCTTGATGCGCCCGAAGACGCCACGGCTGCCGATGTGGCAAGGATGGTGGGACTGCCGCTGGAAGAGATAAAAATCGTCATGATCAACGGGCGTCAAAAAGAGGTCCAGAGCAAGATATGCGACGGTGCTCGTGTGGCCTTTTTTCCTGCTGTCGGAGGAGGTTAG